Proteins found in one Rhodobacteraceae bacterium D3-12 genomic segment:
- a CDS encoding ASKHA domain-containing protein, with amino-acid sequence MSKDPLVIFTPSGKRGHFPQGTPVLTAARQLGVDLDSVCGGRGICSKCQITPSYGEFPKHGLTVAEDALSEWNAVEQRYDDKRGLKSGRRLGCQAKIMRDIVIDVPPDSQVHKQVVRKRAEVRDITMNPSVKLFYVEVQEPDMHEPSGDLERLVSAIEADWNIKALGADLHILHSLQSTLRKGAWKVTAAVHLGDGENPAKIMHLWPGYYDGAIYGLAVDLGSTTIAAHLCDLQTGEVVGSSGIMNPQIRFGEDLMSRVSYSMMNDGGAREMTAAVRDGMNALFDQISEETGVDKTLIMDAVFVCNPVMHHLFLGIDPYELGQAPFALATSNALHLSASDLDLELHPAARTYILPCIAGHVGADAAAVALSEAPDKSEDLVLVVDVGTNAEILLGNRDKVLACSSPTGPAFEGAQISSGQRAAPGAIERVEIDPVTKEPRFRVIGSDIWSDEPGFDAAIATTGITGVCGSGIIEMVAEMRMAGIVDAPGLIGSPDQTGTLRCVLDGRTYSYLVWDGTADGGPRITVTNRDIREIQMAKAALYSGARLLMDKFGVDTVDRIVLAGAFGAHISPKHAMVLGMIPDCTLDKVTSAGNAAGTGARIALLNTLARGEIEETVHRIHKIETAVEPRFQEHFVNASAIPNAVEPFPILQSIVTLPTATFNTGGDGGEGGSGRRRRRRG; translated from the coding sequence ATGAGCAAAGATCCCCTCGTCATATTCACCCCTTCAGGCAAACGCGGCCATTTCCCGCAAGGCACTCCTGTTCTCACCGCTGCACGACAGCTCGGTGTCGACCTTGATTCCGTTTGCGGCGGGCGCGGCATCTGCTCGAAATGCCAGATCACACCGTCCTACGGCGAATTCCCTAAACACGGGTTAACCGTCGCCGAAGATGCACTCTCTGAGTGGAACGCCGTCGAACAGCGCTATGACGACAAACGCGGGCTCAAATCGGGCCGCCGCCTCGGGTGTCAGGCCAAGATCATGCGCGACATTGTAATTGACGTTCCCCCTGACTCGCAGGTCCACAAGCAGGTGGTGCGCAAACGCGCCGAAGTGCGCGACATCACCATGAACCCTTCAGTCAAACTGTTCTATGTCGAGGTCCAAGAACCCGATATGCACGAGCCCTCAGGTGATCTGGAACGCTTGGTATCGGCCATAGAAGCCGACTGGAATATCAAAGCCCTAGGCGCCGATCTTCACATTCTGCATTCGTTACAATCCACGCTTCGCAAAGGCGCGTGGAAAGTCACCGCCGCAGTCCATCTAGGCGACGGAGAAAACCCAGCCAAGATCATGCACCTCTGGCCTGGATACTACGACGGGGCCATTTACGGCCTCGCCGTTGATCTCGGCTCCACCACCATCGCTGCGCACCTATGCGATCTGCAAACAGGCGAAGTTGTCGGCTCTTCCGGCATCATGAACCCGCAAATCCGCTTTGGCGAAGACCTAATGAGCCGCGTGTCTTATTCGATGATGAACGACGGTGGTGCCCGCGAAATGACAGCCGCCGTACGCGACGGCATGAATGCGCTTTTCGACCAGATTTCCGAAGAAACCGGTGTCGACAAAACCCTCATTATGGATGCAGTGTTCGTTTGCAATCCGGTGATGCACCACCTCTTTCTAGGCATTGATCCATACGAGCTGGGACAGGCTCCTTTCGCGCTGGCCACCTCCAATGCGCTGCACCTAAGTGCGAGCGATCTTGATCTCGAATTGCACCCTGCCGCACGCACCTACATCTTGCCTTGCATTGCGGGACATGTCGGCGCCGATGCCGCTGCTGTGGCTCTTTCCGAAGCGCCGGACAAATCTGAAGACCTCGTTCTTGTTGTCGATGTCGGCACCAATGCCGAAATCTTGTTGGGCAACCGCGACAAAGTGCTCGCCTGCTCCTCTCCCACAGGCCCCGCCTTCGAAGGTGCGCAGATCAGCTCCGGTCAACGCGCCGCCCCCGGCGCCATCGAACGGGTCGAAATTGACCCTGTGACCAAAGAACCCCGGTTCCGGGTGATCGGCTCGGATATCTGGTCAGACGAGCCCGGCTTTGACGCCGCCATCGCCACAACCGGTATCACCGGCGTCTGTGGCTCCGGTATTATCGAGATGGTTGCCGAAATGCGTATGGCCGGCATCGTCGATGCACCCGGCCTGATCGGCTCACCCGACCAAACAGGAACCCTGCGCTGCGTTCTTGACGGGCGGACCTATTCTTATCTCGTCTGGGATGGCACCGCCGACGGCGGCCCGCGCATCACCGTGACAAACCGCGACATTCGCGAAATCCAAATGGCCAAGGCGGCGCTTTATTCCGGCGCACGCTTGTTAATGGATAAATTCGGCGTCGACACTGTGGACCGTATCGTGCTCGCCGGGGCGTTCGGGGCACATATCTCTCCGAAACACGCCATGGTCCTTGGCATGATCCCCGATTGCACCTTGGACAAAGTCACCTCCGCCGGGAATGCCGCCGGAACCGGCGCGCGCATTGCCCTGCTCAACACGCTGGCCCGCGGCGAGATTGAAGAAACCGTGCACCGCATCCACAAGATCGAAACCGCAGTCGAACCGCGTTTTCAGGAACATTTTGTCAACGCCTCGGCAATTCCGAATGCGGTTGAACCCTTCCCAATTCTGCAAAGCATCGTCACCCTGCCAACGGCAACGTTCAATACCGGCGGCGATGGCGGCGAAGGGGGATCTGGACGGCGCAGACGGCGGCGCGGGTAA